In Quercus robur chromosome 10, dhQueRobu3.1, whole genome shotgun sequence, a genomic segment contains:
- the LOC126703807 gene encoding uncharacterized protein LOC126703807 yields MAGNPANQQDKGLAEEIRCEGLDRVAVGNDPEKFFQVGSELPSQEKEELIEFLRENVDVFAWDAYDAPGVDPSLICHHLNVNPSSTPRKQPPRRPSKEHAGAVRDEVAKLKRAGAIKEVFYPEWLANTVVVKKKTGKWRVCVDFTDLNKACPKDPFPLPKIDRLVDATVGHPRMSFLDAFQGYHQIPLALEDQEKTAFMTPLGNYHYKVMPFGLKNAGSTYQRMMTRMFEPQLGKIIEVYIDDMVVKSKKVSEHVQDLGTIFAILREHRLRLNASKCSFGVGSGRFLGYMVTHRGIEVSPDQIKAINSLQTPRNPKEVQKLTGMIAALSRFISRSADRCRPFYLLINKWKKFKWSEDCVQAFQQLKDYLSRPPIMSSPEADEVLFAYIAVAPHAVSLVLIRDDNGVQRPVYYVSKSLHEAEVRYLPLEKAILAIVHATRKLPHYFQAHTVIVLTQLPLRAVLRSADYTGRIAMWSALLGAFDIKYMPRPSVKGQVLADLVAEFAEPSIETMTEMKGLGGKLVGTVSAGETVHWKVYVDGAANQRGSGVGIVLISPDGAVVEKSLRLGFSATNNEAEYEALLQGMTMVQRLGGRIIEAFSDSRLVVGQVMGELEARDTRMQEYLGQVKRLQESFKSFNLTHISRSVNTHADSLATLATSSARNSPRVILVEDLVKASPISANPIQVHQIRQSPSWMDPLKNFLQDEILPEERLEAEKIRRNAPRFWLSEDRKLYRRSYSGPYLLCVHPEESESLLEELHEGICGSHTGGRSLAHRALTQGYWWPNMQRQAQEYTKKCDQCQRFAPNIHQPGGVLNPLSSPWPFAQWGLDIVGPFPKAAGNKRYIIVGTDYFTKWVEAEPLANIRDVDAQKFIWKNIITRFGTPRTLISDNGLQFDSKNFREYCREFGILNRYSTPAYPQGNGQVEAVNKVILNGLKKRLDESKGRWVEELPHVLWTYRTTPRRSTGETPFSMTYGAEAVLPIENNFPTLRSSSLTPNDNDELLGRSLDLAEERREKATIHMAYYHQKLRQGYDANVKLRPLGPGDLVMRKVLGSAKNPSWGKLGPNWEGPYRVTSVAGIGAYYLEDLDEKAVPRPWNVNNLRRYYY; encoded by the exons atggctggaaaccctgCCAACC AGCAAGACaaggggctggccgaggagataaggtgtgaaggtttagatagGGTTGCTGTCGGCaacgacccggagaagttctttcaggtcggctctgaattaCCGTCtcaggaaaaggaggaactgaTCGAATTTCTCAGAGAGAATGTTgatgtattcgcttgggacgcctacgatgcccctggagttgatcccagcctcatctgccaccacctgaacgtcaacccctcttctaCTCCGAGGAAACAACCGCCCCGACGCCCCTCAAAGGAGCACGCTGGTGCCGTGAGAGACGAAGTGGCCaagttgaaaagagcaggggctatcaaagaggtcttttaccctgaatggctggcgaacacagtggtggtgAAGAAAAAGACGGGGAaatggagggtctgcgtggacttcacggacctgaacaaggcgtgccccaaggatCCATTCCCCCTTCCCAAAATtgatcgattggtggatgcaactgtGGGAcatcctcgaatgagcttcctggacgccttccagggctatcatcagataccccttgcgctggaggaccaagaaaaaacggctttcatgacgcccctCGGAAATtaccattataaggtgatgcccttcgggttaaagaacgcgggctcaacctaccagaggatgatgactcggatgttcgaaCCGCAACTGGGCAAGATtattgaggtgtatatagacgatatggttgtaaagagcAAGAAGGTGTCCGAGCACGTACAAGACCTGGGAACtatcttcgctatcttaagggagcaccggttgcggctgaatgcttccaaatgttcattcggggtcgggtcggggagattcctagggtacatggtcacccatagaGGGATAGAAGTAAGccctgaccaaatcaaagccattaacagtctacagactcctcggaacccgaaggaagtgcagaagctcactggcatgattgcggccttaagccggttcatatcacgatcggcggatcgatgtcgacctttttatctcctgataaacaagtggaaaaaGTTTAagtggtcggaggattgcgttcaggctttccagcagctcaaggactacctgtcccgaccacccatcatgtccagtccggaggcagacgaggtgctgtttgcttacatcgccgtagctccccacgctgtaagcctggtattaatacgggatgataatggagtgcagcgaccggtgtactatgtgagcaagtcactacatgaagccgaggtgcgatacctacccctagaaaaggcaattctggcgatagtgcatgcaacccgaaagcttcctcattactttcaggcgcacacggtcatcgtcctgactcagcttccacttcgagccgtgcttcgaagtgctgactacacaggaaggatcgccatgtggagtgctcttctgggggcttttgatattaaatatatgcccagaccctccgtcaagggacaggtcctcgcggacttggtagcagagtttgctgagccctctatagaaacaatgACCGAGATGAAAGGCCTGGGCGGAAAGCTGGTTGGCACAGTTTCAGCCGGCGAGACcgtgcattggaaggtctacgtggatggcgcggccaatcagagaggatcaggagttgggatagttttaatatcgccagacggcgctgtcgttgaaaagtcattaagactcggattctcggctacgaacaatgaagccgaatacgaagccttacttcaaggaatgaCAATGGTTCAAAGGTTGGGTGGGAGAATAATTGAAGCCTTCTCGGACTCtagattagtggtcggacaagtgatgggagagttggaagctcgagatactaggatgcaagagtatctgggacaggtcaaacggctacaggagagctttaaatccttcaatttaacgcacatttccaggagcgtaaacactcaCGCAGACTCGCTGGCTAcacttgccacgtcctcggcacgcAATTCGCCACGAGTAatcctagtcgaagatctagttAAGGCCAGTCCCATCAGCGCAAACCCGATccaagtccatcagataagacagagccccagttggatggaccccctaAAGAATTTCCTCCAAGATGAGATCCTACCGGAAGAAagactagaagccgagaagatacgtagaaatgctcctcgtttttggctgTCAGAGGACCGCAAGctttatcggcgctcctactctggaccatacctactctgcgtacatccGGAGGAGTCCGAATCTCTTCTTGAAgagctgcatgaaggaatttgtggaagtcacaccggaggaagatcgctggcgcacagggcactcacccaaggatactggtggccgaacatgcagagacaagCCCAGGAGTACActaagaagtgcgatcagtgccaaagattcgccccaaatatccaccaacccggaggggttctcaacccactctccagtccatggccaTTCGCGCAGTGGGGccttgatattgtcggacctttccccaaggctgcggggaacaagcgatacataatagtcggaaccgattacttcactaaatgggtggaggctgaacctttggccaacattagggacgtggacgcccagaaattcatctggaagaacatcatcacccgcttcggaactccgaggacactcatttccgacaatggccttcagtttgacagcaagaatttcagggagtattgccgtgagtttgggatccttaatcgatattccacccccgcatatccccaaggaaatgggcaggtcgaggccgtaaacaaggtcatattgaacggattgaagaaaagattggatgagtcaaaggggagatgggtagaagaattaccgcacgtcttatggacctatcggacaacgccacGGCGTTCcaccggtgagacccccttctcaatgacttacggggctgaggctgtgctcccgatcgagaacaatttccccacATTGAGGTCTAGCTCGCTTACGCCAAAcgataacgatgagttgctaggaagaagtctggaTCTAGCCGAGGAAAGGAGGGAGaaggccacgattcacatggcTTATTACCaccagaagctaagacaagggtatgatgctaacgtcaagctgcggcctctgggtccaggtgatctcgtgatgaggaaggttcttggcagcgcaaagaacccctcttggggcaagttggggcccaattgggagggaccttACCGAGTCACgtccgtggccggaataggcgcctactacttagaagatttggatgaaaaagctgtacctcgaccatggaatgtaaataacctcaggaggtattattattaa